One window of the Dromaius novaehollandiae isolate bDroNov1 chromosome 25, bDroNov1.hap1, whole genome shotgun sequence genome contains the following:
- the ARHGEF18 gene encoding rho guanine nucleotide exchange factor 18 isoform X2, translating to MSDSLLNHSWPSFSKRWKKRWSFKRGSEGKPCLRECTDHSAAASEYHTQKTFLPSLIAENDSFFTSMAEEKEDSSSVELDVPTADLHSSVEDLLSDSALHGTEYFRDLGFLSLPTTSTAPETASPSEQAPQAVSAFRLLEERPRGLSKMSVDVAFSNPVSCSVRYGEADCHFLNRDCVSSRAAVPQEATGTSECPAEPGKALELQEAEETFPTLVRSMSTSRRHSWESPVSPLDCTRRFSLDATEMGSDPEQEDVAKGSLSCPQPLVSLQLPRGELEACSGSGGGTVIKVEIEPLRPNLAVGPSFEEAECGSNGKRLRSRSVPSACDKVASPQIPCSFNTPLPAMEGVEPPALEMLEKDHVSPDHVLIVQQVLQELKQYHGAKQRACVQESSDASQQNLTWFEFLSNENEDSGKTDKAERGTKVMRRLSSLRSRVTGSWQKDKGKNKEQPKEKEKEKEPKEPKERWKEINGHQLVPGVFSSCTSCSLCAKPLVNKSGLQCLNCAVNVHKNCKNLLAECSSIRPKKDLQHRPSGSPQSSSQCISPAASLKEQPRGLLLGPDGTPVLSRNLGMTIAQRGNSQSSLNTAGAVNKFGLISGDMDEGDSGFIKFKQASDDVVSLAPSTSDSIFLEDAYSVSLRSEIETDALEFEAESWSVAVEQPYAKRQRKEVIKRQDVIYELMQTEMHHVRTLKIMLKVYSKAMREELQFPNAVINKLFPCVDELLEMHGQFLLQLKERRRESLEEGSDRNYIIQNIGDILVKQFSGENGERMKEKYGVFCCGHNEAVSHYKDLLQSNKKFQNLIKKIGNCSIVRRLGVQECILLVTQRITKYPVLVERIIQNTKAGTKDCEELTQALSLIKDTITHVDAMVNECEKGQRLKEIMHKMELKSSGKSKNGLLFRKDDMGQRWLLLDGMLYWKAASGRLKDILAVLLTDVLLLLQEKDQKYVFASVDSKPPVISLQKLIVREVANEEKAMFLISTSLKGPEMYEIHTSSKEERNSWMAHIRRAVESCPDEEGGMFSASGSLKRLAEARAAKLKEFQERLNMKDDLIVQNLTEKQQIYLEMSEMNGFEDHSQGVRSRLLFRGDNSEDLQGEVILKSAVTEAENLQNLILTHLGNGSSQPEDSFGLGLPKRADPFGGYDISPSISNKNGSFRKNSGGDQRQWDWRGPAANSDVQLHDLPFDAEEASQTSDTTRLGDSSGLQPTIESELVQRIQTLLQLLFSLQAVISQQDSYIEMQRATMADREKQYRLQSTRGNLLLEQEKQRNFEKQREELMYVQKLQNQLKLEQQRWERERSRQQREFERTEARLQEREEEIRQLKDRLSQDKEELERQREAYQHDLERLREAQRAVEKERERLDQLRKLKKQNTMSGTCSPELGQNQMLSHSTSFNGEGVEPPLPVLKTSGRVSVCGMDYLERTELVRRDSTTMENRPVLALKNEVPIHLLSATNQIQKPAAVQQQIPTKLATFTKGSKEKGGKNKASHRTDSSASVDQKQLIPPRLVGREEGVLRGRRSASPVLPSSQTTAFQPELYSPTDAQPEALSSASANLFKPNNVPVQTSVASQPTLLNVQDDTSKEDVIFF from the exons GGTCCGAGGGCAAGCCATGCTTACGGGAATGCACTGACCACAGCGCTGCTGCCTCCGAGTATCACACCCAAAAAACCTTCCTCCCATCCCTGATTGCTGAGAATGACTCCTTCTTCACCAGCATGGCTGAAGAAAAG GAGGACTCATCTTCCGTAGAGCTGGACGTCCCAACAGCAGATTTGCACAGCAGCGTGGAGGATCTCCTCTCAGACTCTGCTCTCCATGGCACAGAGTATTTCAGAGATCTGGGGTTTCTGAGCCTGCCAACtaccagcacagcaccagagacTGCATCACCGTCAGAACAAGCGCCCCAAGCTGTATCTGCCTTTCGCTTATTGGAAGAGAGACCGAGGGGGTTGAGCAAAATGTCTGTGGATGTTGCTTTTTCCAATCCTGTCTCCTGCTCGGTGCGTTATGGGGAGGCCGACTGCCACTTCCTGAACAGAGACTGCGTTTCCTCCCGCGCAGCAGTGCCACAAGAGGCAACTGGCACCTCTGAGTGTCCTGCAGAGCCAGGCAAAGCACTGGAGCTGCAGGAGGCCGAGGAGACCTTCCCCACGCTGGTGAGGTCCATGTCTACCTCACGGAGACACAGCTGGGAGAGCCCCGTATCACCCCTGGACTGCACGCGCAG GTTCAGCCTGGACGCCACAGAGATGGGCAGTGACCCAGAGCAGGAGGACGTGGCGAAGGGGAGTCTGTCCTGCCCGCAGCCTCTCGTGTCCCTTCAGCTGCCCAGAGGGGAGCTGGAAGCCTgcagcggcagcgggggcggcacGGTGATCAAAGTGGAGATAGAGCCGCTGCGCCCGAACCTTGCGGTGGGCCCCAGCTTCGAGGAGGCG GAATGTGGCAGCAATGGGAAGAGACTGAGGTCAAGGTCTGTCCCATCAGCCTGCGACAAGGTTGCCTCCCCTCAGATACCTTGCAGTTTCAACACTCCTCTTCCAGCCATGGAAG GTGTTGAACCCCCTGCTCTGGAGATGCTGGAGAAGGACCACGTGTCCCCAGACCACGT ACTAATTGTCCAGCAGGTACTTCAGGAGCTGAAACAATATCATGG GGCCAAGCAGAGAGCATGTGTGCAAGAAAGTAGTGATGCTTCCCAGCAGAACCTCACGTGGTTTGAGTTCCTGTCTAATGA AAATGAGGACAGTGGAAAGACTGATAAAGCAGAGAGAGGCACAAAGGTGATGCGACGTCTGAGTTCCCTGCGGAGCCGAGTCACTGGGTCCTGGCAGAAGGATAAG GGTAAGAACAAAGAGCAGcccaaagagaaagagaaggagaaagagccaaAGGAGCCAAAAGAGAGGTGGAAAGAGATCAATGGGCACCAGCTTGTGCCAGGAGTTTTCTCCAGTTGCACCAGCTGCTCACTGTGTGCCAAACCTCTTGTGAATAAAAGTGGTCTGCAGTGCCTGA attGTGCAGTGAATGTCCATAAGAACTGCAAGAATTTACTGGCTGAATGCAGCAGCATCAGACCCAAG AAAGATTTGCAGCACAGACCTTCTGGATCTCCACAAAGTTCGTCCCAGTGCATTTCCCCAG CCGCTTCTTTGAAGGAGCAGCCCCGAGGTCTTCTCCTGGGACCGGATGGCACCCCAGTATTATCGCGGAACCTCGGTATGACTATCGCCCAGAGAGGAAATTCTCAGTCTTCACTGAATACTGCTGGAGCTGTTAATAAATTTGG ACTAATTTCAGGAGACATGGATGAAGGGGATTCTGGATTTATAAAATTTAAGCAGGCATCAGATGATGTTGTCTCACTTGCACCTTCAACGTCGGACTCCATTTTTCTGGAAG ATGCATATTCTGTGTCCCTCCGAAGTGAAATAGAAACAGATGCTCTTGAGTTTGAGGCAGAGTCTTGGAGTGTTGCAGTGGAACAGCCTTATgcaaaaaggcaaaggaaagaagtTATAAAAAGGCAAGATGTCATTTATG AACTAATGCAGACTGAAATGCACCATGTCAGAACACTGAAAATTATGCTGAAGGTGTACTCCAAAGCCATGAGAGAGGAACTGCAGTTCCCAAATGCAGTCATCAACAAACTTTTCCCTTGTGTGGATGAGTTGCTGGAGATGCATGGGCAATTCCTGCTCCAATTAAAGGAGCGGCGAAGGGAGTCCTTGGAAGAAGGCAGTGACCGAAATTATATTATCCAGAACATCGGGGACATCTTGGTAAAGCAG TTTTCAGGTGAAAATGgggagagaatgaaagaaaaatacggTGTGTTCTGTTGTGGTCACAATGAAGCTGTTAGTCACTATAAAGACCTTCTCCAAAGCAATAAGAAGTTCCAAAACTTAATAAAG aAAATAGGCAACTGTTCCATTGTGAGGAGACTTGGCGTTCAGGAGTGTATCCTTCTAGTTACACAGCGCATCACCAAATATCCAGTGTTGGTGGAACGTATTATTCAGAATACCAAAG CCGGAACTAAAGATTGTGAAGAGCTGACACAGGCTCTCAGTTTAATTAAGGACACGATCACTCATGTGGACGCCATGGTAAATGAGTgtgagaaggggcagcgccttaaAGAGATTATGCATAAAATGGAGCTAAAATCATCTGGAAAATCCAAGAATGGGCTTTTGTTCCGGAAGGACGACATGGGGCAGAGGTGGCTTCTGCTGGATGGGATGCTATACTGGAAAGCTGCATCAGGGCGACTCAAAG ATATTCTGGCAGTCCTGTTAACTGATGTGCTTTTGCTATTACAAGAAAAGGaccaaaaatatgtatttgcatcAGTG GACTCTAAACCACCAGTTATCTCATTGCAAAAGTTGATTGTAAGAGAGGTAGCtaatgaggaaaaagcaatgtTCTTAATTAGTACTTCCTTAAAAGGACCAGAAATGTATGAAATTCATACAAGCTCAAAAGAAGAGAGGAATTCCTGGATGGCTCACATTCGCAGAGCTGTAGAAAG CTGTCCTGATGAAGAAGGAGGAATGTTTTCTGCTTCAGGGTCACTAAAGAGGCTGGCTGAAGCAAGAGCTGCTAAGTTAAAAGAATTTCAAG AGCGTTTGAACATGAAAGATGACCTGATTGTGCAAAATCTGACTGAGAAGCAACAGATTTATCTAGAAATGTCTGAAATGAATGGGTTTGAAGACCATTCCCAAGGAGTCCGATCTAGACTACTTTTTCGGGGGGATAACTCAGAGGATCTGCAAGGAGAGGTGATTTTGAAGTCTGCAGTGACAGAAG CTGAAAATCTCCAGAACCTCATCTTAACTCACTTGGGCAATGGATCCTCTCAGCCTGAAGATAGCTTTGGGTTGGGACTCCCCAAGAGAGCAGACCCCTTTGGAGGATATGACATCAGCCCCTCAATTTCAAATAAAA ATGGTAGTTTTAGGAAAAACAGTGGTGGTGACCAGAGACAGTGGGACTGGAGAGGCCCTGCAGCAAATTCAGATGTGCAGCTCCATGACCTCCCTTTTGATGCAGAGGAAGCATCTCAAACC aGTGACACAACGAGGCTGGGTGATAGCAGTGGTTTGCAGCCCACCATCGAGTCTGAG CTTGTCCAAAGGATACAGACGCTGTTACAGTTGCTCTTCAGTCTACAG GCAGTGATATCTCAGCAGGACAGCTATATTGAGATGCAACGAGCCACCATGGCAGACCGGGAGAAGCAATACCGGCTGCAGTCTACGCGAGGCAACCTGCTGCTAGAGCAGGAGAAGCAGCGTAACtttgaaaaacagagagaagagctGATGTATGTACAGAAACTTCAGAACCAGCTGAAGCTGGAACAGCAGCGCTGGGAACGGGAAAGAAGTCGGCAGCAGAGGGAATTTGAAAGAACAGAAGCCCGGCTGCAGGAGCGCGAAGAGGAGATTCGGCAGCTAAAAGACAGGTTGAGTCAGGACAAGGAAGAGCTAGAGAGGCAGCGAGAGGCCTATCAGCATGACCTGGAGAGGCTTCGGGAAGCTCAGAGAGCagttgagaaagagagagagcgtCTAGATCAGCTAAGGAAGCTGAAGAAACAGAACACAATGTCAGGCACCTGCTCCCCAGAATTGGGACAG AATCAGATGCTGAGCCATTCCACTAGCTTCAATGGAGAAGGGGTAGAACCACCTCTaccagtcttgaaaacctctggGAGAGTGAGCGTCTGCGGGATGGATTACTTGGAACGGACGGAGCTGGTTCGTAGGGACAGTACTACCATGGAGAACCGTCCAGTTCTTGCGCTGAAGAATGAAGTGCCAATACATCTCCTGAGTGCAACTAATCAGATACAGAAACCAGCTGCAGTTCAGCAGCAGATTCCTACTAAGCTTGCCACTTTTacaaaaggaagcaaagagaaaggTGGGAAGAACAAAGCATCTCATCGGACAGACAGTTCGG
- the ARHGEF18 gene encoding rho guanine nucleotide exchange factor 18 isoform X1, translated as MSLCSSLRSSIWRRSGTVGCKCAWKTCWGDAASLWGSEGKPCLRECTDHSAAASEYHTQKTFLPSLIAENDSFFTSMAEEKEDSSSVELDVPTADLHSSVEDLLSDSALHGTEYFRDLGFLSLPTTSTAPETASPSEQAPQAVSAFRLLEERPRGLSKMSVDVAFSNPVSCSVRYGEADCHFLNRDCVSSRAAVPQEATGTSECPAEPGKALELQEAEETFPTLVRSMSTSRRHSWESPVSPLDCTRRFSLDATEMGSDPEQEDVAKGSLSCPQPLVSLQLPRGELEACSGSGGGTVIKVEIEPLRPNLAVGPSFEEAECGSNGKRLRSRSVPSACDKVASPQIPCSFNTPLPAMEGVEPPALEMLEKDHVSPDHVLIVQQVLQELKQYHGAKQRACVQESSDASQQNLTWFEFLSNENEDSGKTDKAERGTKVMRRLSSLRSRVTGSWQKDKGKNKEQPKEKEKEKEPKEPKERWKEINGHQLVPGVFSSCTSCSLCAKPLVNKSGLQCLNCAVNVHKNCKNLLAECSSIRPKKDLQHRPSGSPQSSSQCISPAASLKEQPRGLLLGPDGTPVLSRNLGMTIAQRGNSQSSLNTAGAVNKFGLISGDMDEGDSGFIKFKQASDDVVSLAPSTSDSIFLEDAYSVSLRSEIETDALEFEAESWSVAVEQPYAKRQRKEVIKRQDVIYELMQTEMHHVRTLKIMLKVYSKAMREELQFPNAVINKLFPCVDELLEMHGQFLLQLKERRRESLEEGSDRNYIIQNIGDILVKQFSGENGERMKEKYGVFCCGHNEAVSHYKDLLQSNKKFQNLIKKIGNCSIVRRLGVQECILLVTQRITKYPVLVERIIQNTKAGTKDCEELTQALSLIKDTITHVDAMVNECEKGQRLKEIMHKMELKSSGKSKNGLLFRKDDMGQRWLLLDGMLYWKAASGRLKDILAVLLTDVLLLLQEKDQKYVFASVDSKPPVISLQKLIVREVANEEKAMFLISTSLKGPEMYEIHTSSKEERNSWMAHIRRAVESCPDEEGGMFSASGSLKRLAEARAAKLKEFQERLNMKDDLIVQNLTEKQQIYLEMSEMNGFEDHSQGVRSRLLFRGDNSEDLQGEVILKSAVTEAENLQNLILTHLGNGSSQPEDSFGLGLPKRADPFGGYDISPSISNKNGSFRKNSGGDQRQWDWRGPAANSDVQLHDLPFDAEEASQTSDTTRLGDSSGLQPTIESELVQRIQTLLQLLFSLQAVISQQDSYIEMQRATMADREKQYRLQSTRGNLLLEQEKQRNFEKQREELMYVQKLQNQLKLEQQRWERERSRQQREFERTEARLQEREEEIRQLKDRLSQDKEELERQREAYQHDLERLREAQRAVEKERERLDQLRKLKKQNTMSGTCSPELGQNQMLSHSTSFNGEGVEPPLPVLKTSGRVSVCGMDYLERTELVRRDSTTMENRPVLALKNEVPIHLLSATNQIQKPAAVQQQIPTKLATFTKGSKEKGGKNKASHRTDSSASVDQKQLIPPRLVGREEGVLRGRRSASPVLPSSQTTAFQPELYSPTDAQPEALSSASANLFKPNNVPVQTSVASQPTLLNVQDDTSKEDVIFF; from the exons GGTCCGAGGGCAAGCCATGCTTACGGGAATGCACTGACCACAGCGCTGCTGCCTCCGAGTATCACACCCAAAAAACCTTCCTCCCATCCCTGATTGCTGAGAATGACTCCTTCTTCACCAGCATGGCTGAAGAAAAG GAGGACTCATCTTCCGTAGAGCTGGACGTCCCAACAGCAGATTTGCACAGCAGCGTGGAGGATCTCCTCTCAGACTCTGCTCTCCATGGCACAGAGTATTTCAGAGATCTGGGGTTTCTGAGCCTGCCAACtaccagcacagcaccagagacTGCATCACCGTCAGAACAAGCGCCCCAAGCTGTATCTGCCTTTCGCTTATTGGAAGAGAGACCGAGGGGGTTGAGCAAAATGTCTGTGGATGTTGCTTTTTCCAATCCTGTCTCCTGCTCGGTGCGTTATGGGGAGGCCGACTGCCACTTCCTGAACAGAGACTGCGTTTCCTCCCGCGCAGCAGTGCCACAAGAGGCAACTGGCACCTCTGAGTGTCCTGCAGAGCCAGGCAAAGCACTGGAGCTGCAGGAGGCCGAGGAGACCTTCCCCACGCTGGTGAGGTCCATGTCTACCTCACGGAGACACAGCTGGGAGAGCCCCGTATCACCCCTGGACTGCACGCGCAG GTTCAGCCTGGACGCCACAGAGATGGGCAGTGACCCAGAGCAGGAGGACGTGGCGAAGGGGAGTCTGTCCTGCCCGCAGCCTCTCGTGTCCCTTCAGCTGCCCAGAGGGGAGCTGGAAGCCTgcagcggcagcgggggcggcacGGTGATCAAAGTGGAGATAGAGCCGCTGCGCCCGAACCTTGCGGTGGGCCCCAGCTTCGAGGAGGCG GAATGTGGCAGCAATGGGAAGAGACTGAGGTCAAGGTCTGTCCCATCAGCCTGCGACAAGGTTGCCTCCCCTCAGATACCTTGCAGTTTCAACACTCCTCTTCCAGCCATGGAAG GTGTTGAACCCCCTGCTCTGGAGATGCTGGAGAAGGACCACGTGTCCCCAGACCACGT ACTAATTGTCCAGCAGGTACTTCAGGAGCTGAAACAATATCATGG GGCCAAGCAGAGAGCATGTGTGCAAGAAAGTAGTGATGCTTCCCAGCAGAACCTCACGTGGTTTGAGTTCCTGTCTAATGA AAATGAGGACAGTGGAAAGACTGATAAAGCAGAGAGAGGCACAAAGGTGATGCGACGTCTGAGTTCCCTGCGGAGCCGAGTCACTGGGTCCTGGCAGAAGGATAAG GGTAAGAACAAAGAGCAGcccaaagagaaagagaaggagaaagagccaaAGGAGCCAAAAGAGAGGTGGAAAGAGATCAATGGGCACCAGCTTGTGCCAGGAGTTTTCTCCAGTTGCACCAGCTGCTCACTGTGTGCCAAACCTCTTGTGAATAAAAGTGGTCTGCAGTGCCTGA attGTGCAGTGAATGTCCATAAGAACTGCAAGAATTTACTGGCTGAATGCAGCAGCATCAGACCCAAG AAAGATTTGCAGCACAGACCTTCTGGATCTCCACAAAGTTCGTCCCAGTGCATTTCCCCAG CCGCTTCTTTGAAGGAGCAGCCCCGAGGTCTTCTCCTGGGACCGGATGGCACCCCAGTATTATCGCGGAACCTCGGTATGACTATCGCCCAGAGAGGAAATTCTCAGTCTTCACTGAATACTGCTGGAGCTGTTAATAAATTTGG ACTAATTTCAGGAGACATGGATGAAGGGGATTCTGGATTTATAAAATTTAAGCAGGCATCAGATGATGTTGTCTCACTTGCACCTTCAACGTCGGACTCCATTTTTCTGGAAG ATGCATATTCTGTGTCCCTCCGAAGTGAAATAGAAACAGATGCTCTTGAGTTTGAGGCAGAGTCTTGGAGTGTTGCAGTGGAACAGCCTTATgcaaaaaggcaaaggaaagaagtTATAAAAAGGCAAGATGTCATTTATG AACTAATGCAGACTGAAATGCACCATGTCAGAACACTGAAAATTATGCTGAAGGTGTACTCCAAAGCCATGAGAGAGGAACTGCAGTTCCCAAATGCAGTCATCAACAAACTTTTCCCTTGTGTGGATGAGTTGCTGGAGATGCATGGGCAATTCCTGCTCCAATTAAAGGAGCGGCGAAGGGAGTCCTTGGAAGAAGGCAGTGACCGAAATTATATTATCCAGAACATCGGGGACATCTTGGTAAAGCAG TTTTCAGGTGAAAATGgggagagaatgaaagaaaaatacggTGTGTTCTGTTGTGGTCACAATGAAGCTGTTAGTCACTATAAAGACCTTCTCCAAAGCAATAAGAAGTTCCAAAACTTAATAAAG aAAATAGGCAACTGTTCCATTGTGAGGAGACTTGGCGTTCAGGAGTGTATCCTTCTAGTTACACAGCGCATCACCAAATATCCAGTGTTGGTGGAACGTATTATTCAGAATACCAAAG CCGGAACTAAAGATTGTGAAGAGCTGACACAGGCTCTCAGTTTAATTAAGGACACGATCACTCATGTGGACGCCATGGTAAATGAGTgtgagaaggggcagcgccttaaAGAGATTATGCATAAAATGGAGCTAAAATCATCTGGAAAATCCAAGAATGGGCTTTTGTTCCGGAAGGACGACATGGGGCAGAGGTGGCTTCTGCTGGATGGGATGCTATACTGGAAAGCTGCATCAGGGCGACTCAAAG ATATTCTGGCAGTCCTGTTAACTGATGTGCTTTTGCTATTACAAGAAAAGGaccaaaaatatgtatttgcatcAGTG GACTCTAAACCACCAGTTATCTCATTGCAAAAGTTGATTGTAAGAGAGGTAGCtaatgaggaaaaagcaatgtTCTTAATTAGTACTTCCTTAAAAGGACCAGAAATGTATGAAATTCATACAAGCTCAAAAGAAGAGAGGAATTCCTGGATGGCTCACATTCGCAGAGCTGTAGAAAG CTGTCCTGATGAAGAAGGAGGAATGTTTTCTGCTTCAGGGTCACTAAAGAGGCTGGCTGAAGCAAGAGCTGCTAAGTTAAAAGAATTTCAAG AGCGTTTGAACATGAAAGATGACCTGATTGTGCAAAATCTGACTGAGAAGCAACAGATTTATCTAGAAATGTCTGAAATGAATGGGTTTGAAGACCATTCCCAAGGAGTCCGATCTAGACTACTTTTTCGGGGGGATAACTCAGAGGATCTGCAAGGAGAGGTGATTTTGAAGTCTGCAGTGACAGAAG CTGAAAATCTCCAGAACCTCATCTTAACTCACTTGGGCAATGGATCCTCTCAGCCTGAAGATAGCTTTGGGTTGGGACTCCCCAAGAGAGCAGACCCCTTTGGAGGATATGACATCAGCCCCTCAATTTCAAATAAAA ATGGTAGTTTTAGGAAAAACAGTGGTGGTGACCAGAGACAGTGGGACTGGAGAGGCCCTGCAGCAAATTCAGATGTGCAGCTCCATGACCTCCCTTTTGATGCAGAGGAAGCATCTCAAACC aGTGACACAACGAGGCTGGGTGATAGCAGTGGTTTGCAGCCCACCATCGAGTCTGAG CTTGTCCAAAGGATACAGACGCTGTTACAGTTGCTCTTCAGTCTACAG GCAGTGATATCTCAGCAGGACAGCTATATTGAGATGCAACGAGCCACCATGGCAGACCGGGAGAAGCAATACCGGCTGCAGTCTACGCGAGGCAACCTGCTGCTAGAGCAGGAGAAGCAGCGTAACtttgaaaaacagagagaagagctGATGTATGTACAGAAACTTCAGAACCAGCTGAAGCTGGAACAGCAGCGCTGGGAACGGGAAAGAAGTCGGCAGCAGAGGGAATTTGAAAGAACAGAAGCCCGGCTGCAGGAGCGCGAAGAGGAGATTCGGCAGCTAAAAGACAGGTTGAGTCAGGACAAGGAAGAGCTAGAGAGGCAGCGAGAGGCCTATCAGCATGACCTGGAGAGGCTTCGGGAAGCTCAGAGAGCagttgagaaagagagagagcgtCTAGATCAGCTAAGGAAGCTGAAGAAACAGAACACAATGTCAGGCACCTGCTCCCCAGAATTGGGACAG AATCAGATGCTGAGCCATTCCACTAGCTTCAATGGAGAAGGGGTAGAACCACCTCTaccagtcttgaaaacctctggGAGAGTGAGCGTCTGCGGGATGGATTACTTGGAACGGACGGAGCTGGTTCGTAGGGACAGTACTACCATGGAGAACCGTCCAGTTCTTGCGCTGAAGAATGAAGTGCCAATACATCTCCTGAGTGCAACTAATCAGATACAGAAACCAGCTGCAGTTCAGCAGCAGATTCCTACTAAGCTTGCCACTTTTacaaaaggaagcaaagagaaaggTGGGAAGAACAAAGCATCTCATCGGACAGACAGTTCGG